The following are encoded in a window of Salinigranum halophilum genomic DNA:
- a CDS encoding TrkH family potassium uptake protein produces MKLRVNYRASLSLVGTVLKYLAVPLLIPLVTALIYGETVLPFVVTMVVTVVVGVGLERLEPDPDLLAREGFLMVGVTWLAVSVVGAIPYFVEAHGLPPVVTPVHPTSTLGSPANALFESMSGFTTTGATVLGDISFETHTRGIMMWRQLTQWLGGMGIVVLAVAILPELSVGGAQLMDAEAPGPGIEKLTPRIAETARALWGAYLGFTVLEIGLLYGLHVGGMAPNMDAYNAIAHGLTTMPTGGFSPEARSIEAFSAAAQWVIIPFMIAAGTNFALFWHMLTGEPKRLFRDAEFRVYAGVLAVVGAVGAGLLFTGAGFVTAAPDGGTFDAAYLGTVRGAVVGSVEPAVRHALFQAVAIVTTTGYASIDFNAWSAPAQYLVLFAMFIGGSAGSTGGGIKIVRWYVILKSIRRELFTTAHPDAVRPVRLGGNALDERAVRGIYAFTLLYLVMFFVATVLLFLDATRVGQSLSVLEAMSAVASTLGNVGPGFGSLGPMGSYLDFSNVSKLFMIGLMWAGRLEIIPVLVLLTPEYWQR; encoded by the coding sequence GTGAAACTCCGCGTCAACTACCGGGCGAGTCTCAGTCTCGTCGGGACGGTGCTGAAGTATCTCGCCGTGCCCCTCCTCATCCCGCTGGTGACGGCGCTCATCTACGGCGAGACGGTGCTCCCCTTCGTGGTGACCATGGTCGTGACCGTCGTCGTCGGTGTCGGTCTCGAACGCCTCGAACCCGACCCGGACCTCCTCGCTCGCGAGGGGTTCTTGATGGTCGGGGTGACGTGGCTCGCCGTCAGTGTCGTCGGTGCCATCCCGTACTTCGTCGAGGCGCACGGGCTCCCCCCGGTCGTGACCCCCGTCCACCCCACGTCGACGCTCGGCAGTCCCGCGAACGCGCTGTTCGAGTCCATGTCGGGGTTCACCACCACGGGCGCGACGGTGCTCGGCGACATCTCGTTCGAGACCCACACCCGTGGAATCATGATGTGGCGACAGCTCACCCAGTGGCTCGGCGGGATGGGTATCGTCGTCCTCGCGGTCGCGATTCTCCCGGAACTCTCTGTCGGCGGCGCGCAGTTGATGGACGCCGAGGCACCAGGGCCGGGCATCGAGAAGCTCACGCCGCGCATCGCCGAGACGGCGCGGGCGCTCTGGGGGGCCTACCTCGGCTTCACGGTCCTCGAGATCGGCCTCCTCTACGGCCTCCACGTCGGCGGCATGGCACCGAACATGGACGCGTACAACGCCATCGCACACGGGCTGACGACGATGCCGACCGGCGGGTTCTCGCCGGAGGCCCGAAGCATCGAGGCGTTCTCGGCCGCGGCGCAGTGGGTCATCATCCCGTTCATGATCGCAGCCGGGACCAACTTCGCGCTCTTCTGGCACATGCTCACTGGTGAGCCGAAACGGCTGTTTCGCGACGCCGAGTTCCGCGTCTACGCGGGAGTGCTCGCCGTCGTCGGGGCGGTCGGCGCGGGCTTGCTCTTCACCGGTGCCGGCTTCGTCACCGCCGCGCCGGACGGCGGCACGTTCGATGCGGCCTACCTCGGAACGGTCCGCGGGGCAGTCGTCGGCAGCGTCGAGCCCGCGGTTCGCCACGCGCTGTTTCAGGCGGTCGCCATCGTCACGACCACGGGGTACGCGAGCATCGACTTCAACGCGTGGTCCGCACCGGCGCAGTACCTCGTCCTCTTCGCGATGTTCATCGGCGGGTCGGCCGGGTCGACGGGCGGTGGTATCAAGATCGTCCGCTGGTACGTCATCCTGAAGTCCATCCGTCGAGAGCTGTTCACGACCGCCCACCCGGACGCCGTGCGACCCGTCCGCCTCGGTGGGAACGCGCTCGACGAGCGGGCCGTCCGGGGTATCTACGCCTTCACGCTCCTCTATCTCGTCATGTTCTTCGTGGCCACGGTGCTGTTGTTCCTCGACGCGACGAGGGTCGGCCAGTCGCTGTCGGTCCTGGAGGCGATGAGCGCCGTCGCATCGACGCTCGGGAACGTCGGGCCGGGCTTCGGGAGCCTCGGCCCGATGGGGTCGTATCTGGACTTCTCGAACGTCAGTAAGCTGTTCATGATCGGACTCATGTGGGCCGGCCGCCTCGAGATTATCCCCGTGCTCGTGCTGCTCACCCCGGAGTACTGGCAGCGGTGA
- a CDS encoding helix-turn-helix domain-containing protein, whose protein sequence is MTEGLRVEVAVACPSHCPVAAASVDVDGGIDHVSRAVVDGQRLDEYRVPRGAEAVGTPVFETDDEVVYRTTQPCELGCPCERLEAAGCPPTSVRAVDGELVIAFHAPDRATVRQVVATLDEAFDVELRRLVAGERRTRRTDTTVVDRTRLTDRQREVVETAYRMGYFEYPREASAETVATRLGVSSSAFAETLRAAERAVLDEFLPSRDPVQPA, encoded by the coding sequence ATGACCGAGGGCCTTCGCGTCGAAGTCGCCGTCGCGTGTCCGTCGCACTGCCCGGTCGCCGCCGCCTCCGTCGACGTCGACGGCGGCATCGACCACGTCTCGCGGGCGGTGGTCGACGGCCAGCGCCTCGACGAGTATCGCGTCCCCCGCGGAGCCGAGGCGGTCGGGACGCCGGTGTTCGAGACCGACGACGAGGTGGTGTACCGGACCACCCAACCGTGTGAGCTGGGCTGTCCCTGCGAACGGCTCGAGGCGGCGGGGTGCCCGCCGACCAGTGTCCGCGCCGTCGACGGCGAACTCGTCATCGCCTTCCACGCGCCCGACCGGGCGACCGTCCGGCAGGTCGTCGCGACGCTCGACGAGGCCTTCGACGTCGAACTCCGTCGGCTCGTCGCCGGCGAGCGTCGAACCCGACGCACCGACACGACGGTCGTCGACCGGACGCGACTCACCGACCGCCAGCGCGAGGTCGTCGAGACCGCCTACCGGATGGGCTACTTCGAGTATCCCCGGGAGGCGTCGGCCGAGACGGTCGCGACGCGTCTCGGGGTCTCATCGTCCGCGTTCGCCGAGACGCTCCGGGCCGCCGAGCGCGCGGTGCTCGACGAGTTCCTGCCGTCGCGAGACCCGGTCCAGCCGGCGTAA
- a CDS encoding globin-coupled sensor protein gives MSHTTSHSTERTGVTDTDRRELDGQALAADIGIDSRELARRTSFLDLTAADVDRLTDMADVVDDAAPALVETFYDRLQSDAEAAAVLDRSSLPLDALKRSQATYLRGLVGGDYDLEYVARRARVGKVHDMLGLGPELYLGAYSVYYEGLTRAVGDDAVARYGAVDGDGDDEREAAVRDAVDEVVERVTSLLKIVSFDQAIAMETYIESYASRLETALERHEQLASDVEREVEAPVESLQETAARVADRSGQIDDHAAGLTERAGTVTAEVSNLSATVEEIAATADEVETKSTEAERLASRGHDSATAAASAMADVNAAAADVAADVEALEARVDHIDDIVEVIDSIADQTNILALNASIEAARAGEAGDGFAVVADEVKSLAGEAQSQARQIEATVAEIQADTAETVSSLDHATARVATGLDQVDDAQSDLEEIAGAVRETAAGIRSVAEATDEQASSTEAVASMADDVADAAAEVSAGVGDIAAANERQASMVEDVRAATERLTTSEDT, from the coding sequence GTGTCACACACCACCTCTCACTCGACGGAACGGACGGGCGTCACCGATACCGACAGGCGAGAGCTCGACGGACAGGCGCTGGCGGCCGATATCGGTATCGACAGCCGAGAGTTAGCGCGCCGAACGTCGTTCCTCGACCTCACGGCGGCGGACGTGGACCGACTCACCGACATGGCCGACGTCGTCGACGACGCCGCGCCCGCGCTGGTCGAGACGTTCTACGACAGACTGCAGTCGGACGCCGAGGCCGCGGCGGTCCTCGACCGGTCGTCGCTCCCGCTCGACGCGCTGAAACGCTCGCAGGCGACGTACCTCCGTGGCCTCGTCGGGGGTGACTACGACCTCGAGTACGTGGCGCGACGGGCCAGAGTCGGGAAGGTCCACGACATGCTCGGCCTCGGCCCGGAGCTGTACCTCGGCGCGTACAGCGTCTACTACGAGGGGCTCACTCGGGCCGTCGGTGACGACGCCGTCGCTCGGTACGGCGCTGTCGACGGCGATGGCGACGACGAGCGCGAGGCCGCCGTCCGCGACGCCGTCGACGAGGTCGTCGAGCGCGTCACCTCGCTGTTGAAAATCGTCTCGTTCGACCAGGCCATCGCGATGGAAACGTACATCGAGTCGTACGCGTCCCGGCTGGAGACCGCCCTGGAACGACACGAACAGTTGGCGAGCGACGTCGAGCGCGAGGTCGAAGCTCCCGTCGAGTCGCTCCAGGAGACCGCCGCGCGGGTCGCCGACCGCTCCGGGCAGATAGACGACCACGCCGCCGGCCTCACAGAGCGGGCCGGGACGGTCACCGCGGAGGTGTCGAACCTGAGCGCGACCGTCGAAGAGATCGCAGCGACGGCCGACGAGGTGGAGACGAAGAGCACGGAGGCCGAGCGCCTCGCTAGTCGTGGGCACGACTCGGCGACGGCTGCCGCCTCGGCGATGGCCGACGTGAACGCGGCGGCGGCCGACGTCGCTGCCGACGTCGAGGCGCTCGAGGCTCGCGTCGACCACATCGACGACATCGTCGAGGTGATCGACTCCATCGCGGACCAGACGAACATCCTCGCGCTCAACGCGAGCATCGAGGCCGCCCGCGCCGGCGAGGCGGGCGACGGCTTCGCCGTCGTCGCCGACGAGGTGAAATCCCTCGCCGGGGAGGCCCAGTCGCAGGCGCGACAGATCGAGGCGACAGTGGCGGAGATACAGGCCGACACGGCCGAGACGGTGTCGAGCCTCGACCACGCGACAGCGCGTGTGGCGACGGGGCTCGACCAGGTCGACGACGCCCAGTCCGACCTCGAAGAGATCGCCGGGGCGGTTCGTGAGACCGCAGCGGGCATCAGGAGCGTCGCCGAGGCGACCGACGAGCAGGCGTCGAGCACCGAGGCCGTCGCGAGTATGGCCGACGACGTCGCCGACGCGGCGGCGGAGGTCTCTGCGGGCGTGGGGGACATCGCCGCGGCGAACGAGCGCCAGGCGTCGATGGTCGAAGACGTCCGCGCGGCGACAGAACGGCTCACGACGTCAGAAGACACGTAG
- the trkA gene encoding Trk system potassium transporter TrkA, whose protein sequence is MRVVIIGAGQVGSSIAADLDSTHEVVVVECDPTRVEELNYSLDVLAIQGDGTAVSTLEEAGIDDADMVIASTDDDETNIVACSTVKAISDAFTIARIKNTEYLWTWQRSEKAFGIDFMVCTNLLTAEAIVRVVGLPAARDVDPFAGGRVQMAEFEVDEGSPIAGQTVAQADRFDALTFAAILRNGNVDIPRGETVIEAGDRVVVIGSPKSVQEFATTVAPEESPGTAEEVVVVGGSEIGFHVARLLEERGFSPRLIEREAERARELAEDLPNTVVMESDATNLDFLEREHIGDADMLIAALDSDEKNLLVSLLAQRLGVERTVAVIDTTAYVELFEAVGIDVGVSPREVVAEEITRFTREGGAENVALIESDKAEVLEIEVDAESILAGKPIQESVSSLPEGVVIGAITRDREFIVPRGNTHIQPGDHVVVFVDTAVSDKVSKLL, encoded by the coding sequence GTGCGCGTAGTCATCATCGGTGCCGGACAGGTCGGGTCGTCCATCGCGGCCGACCTCGACTCGACACACGAAGTCGTCGTCGTCGAGTGTGACCCGACCCGCGTCGAGGAGTTGAACTACTCGCTCGACGTGTTGGCGATTCAGGGCGACGGGACGGCAGTCTCGACGCTCGAAGAGGCCGGTATCGACGACGCGGACATGGTCATCGCCTCGACCGACGACGACGAGACGAACATCGTCGCCTGCTCGACGGTGAAGGCCATCTCCGACGCGTTCACCATCGCCCGCATCAAGAACACGGAGTACCTCTGGACGTGGCAGCGCTCGGAGAAGGCCTTCGGCATCGACTTCATGGTGTGTACGAACCTGCTCACCGCCGAGGCCATCGTCCGCGTGGTCGGCCTCCCCGCTGCACGCGACGTCGACCCCTTCGCCGGGGGCCGCGTCCAGATGGCCGAGTTCGAGGTCGACGAGGGCAGTCCCATCGCCGGACAGACCGTCGCGCAGGCCGACCGGTTCGACGCGCTCACGTTCGCCGCCATCCTCCGCAACGGCAACGTCGACATTCCCCGTGGGGAGACGGTCATCGAAGCTGGTGACCGCGTCGTCGTCATCGGCTCGCCCAAGTCGGTCCAGGAGTTCGCCACGACCGTCGCGCCCGAGGAGTCGCCCGGCACGGCCGAGGAGGTCGTCGTCGTCGGTGGGTCGGAAATCGGCTTCCACGTCGCGCGACTGCTCGAAGAACGCGGCTTCAGTCCCCGACTCATCGAACGGGAGGCCGAACGGGCGCGCGAACTCGCCGAGGACCTCCCGAACACGGTGGTGATGGAGTCGGACGCGACGAACCTCGACTTCCTCGAGCGCGAACACATCGGCGACGCGGACATGCTCATCGCCGCGCTCGACTCCGACGAGAAGAACCTCCTCGTCTCCCTCCTGGCCCAGCGGCTGGGCGTCGAGCGCACCGTCGCCGTCATCGACACCACCGCCTACGTCGAACTGTTCGAGGCCGTCGGTATCGACGTCGGCGTCTCCCCCCGCGAGGTCGTCGCCGAGGAGATCACCCGGTTCACCCGCGAAGGCGGTGCCGAGAACGTCGCCCTCATCGAGTCCGACAAGGCAGAGGTGCTGGAGATAGAGGTCGACGCCGAGAGTATCCTCGCGGGGAAGCCGATTCAGGAGTCGGTGTCGTCGCTCCCTGAGGGCGTCGTCATCGGCGCGATCACCCGTGACCGCGAGTTCATCGTCCCCCGGGGGAACACACACATCCAGCCTGGCGACCACGTGGTCGTCTTCGTCGATACGGCGGTCAGCGACAAGGTCTCGAAGCTGTTGTGA
- a CDS encoding type II toxin-antitoxin system RatA family toxin produces the protein MDEIVVSTVVYLPPEEVYDFLADFPRYPKYSEYLKDVHQRGDGGAGTRYDMRFAWWKLTYTLRSEVVDTDPPWRIDWRIVKDLKAHGDWQVEELDELPDDAPADAEAACRVTLDVSFDPQTARNGTLDLPRFVSFDFVVDKIKPVLVKEAQQVVERIVADIEGRHRDVELVVERRPS, from the coding sequence GTGGACGAGATCGTCGTCAGCACCGTCGTCTACCTGCCTCCCGAGGAGGTGTACGACTTCCTCGCGGACTTCCCGCGCTATCCCAAGTACTCCGAGTATCTCAAAGACGTCCATCAGCGCGGCGATGGCGGAGCGGGGACGCGCTACGACATGCGCTTCGCGTGGTGGAAGCTCACCTACACCCTCCGGTCGGAGGTCGTCGACACGGACCCGCCGTGGCGCATCGACTGGCGTATCGTGAAAGACCTCAAGGCCCACGGCGACTGGCAGGTCGAGGAGTTGGACGAACTCCCCGACGACGCCCCCGCGGACGCCGAGGCGGCGTGTCGAGTCACCCTCGACGTGTCGTTCGACCCTCAGACGGCCCGCAACGGTACGCTGGACCTCCCGCGGTTCGTGTCGTTCGACTTCGTCGTCGACAAGATCAAGCCCGTGCTCGTGAAGGAGGCCCAGCAGGTCGTCGAGCGCATCGTCGCCGACATCGAGGGACGACATCGAGACGTCGAACTCGTCGTCGAACGCCGGCCATCGTAG
- a CDS encoding FAD-binding protein, whose translation MNASDFDADVLVVGGGVAGLTAATFTARAGLDTLVLHDGESILRRNAHLENVPGFPAGVNPRLYADLLEEQAERNGVTIEPGRGGGGGGGGGGGGGGAPPRARGGAP comes from the coding sequence ATGAACGCTTCCGACTTCGATGCGGACGTGCTCGTCGTCGGCGGGGGCGTCGCCGGCCTCACCGCGGCGACGTTCACCGCCCGTGCCGGACTCGACACGCTCGTTCTGCACGACGGCGAGTCCATCCTCCGCCGCAACGCCCACCTGGAGAACGTCCCGGGCTTCCCCGCCGGGGTGAACCCGCGGCTGTACGCCGACCTCCTCGAGGAGCAGGCCGAGCGAAACGGCGTCACCATCGAACCGGGCCGCGGGGGGGGGGGGGGGGGGGGGGGGGGGGGGGGGGGGGGGGGGGCGCCCCCCCGGGCCCGGGGGGGCGCCCCC